A single window of Anaerocolumna chitinilytica DNA harbors:
- a CDS encoding DRTGG domain-containing protein → MTIQDVMEILGAELIWGEEYLDREVHTACGSDMMSDVLAFVKDQSVLLTGLCNPQVIRTSEMMDIICIVFVRGKVPDEMMVDLAKESHIVLLGTKRQMFSACGRLYEKGLRGGASH, encoded by the coding sequence ATGACTATTCAGGATGTAATGGAAATATTGGGTGCGGAACTAATCTGGGGAGAAGAGTACTTAGACCGTGAGGTACATACGGCCTGCGGCTCTGATATGATGAGTGATGTTCTTGCTTTTGTAAAGGATCAATCCGTACTGCTTACAGGGCTTTGCAATCCGCAGGTAATCAGAACTTCAGAAATGATGGATATTATCTGCATTGTATTTGTAAGGGGCAAGGTGCCGGATGAGATGATGGTGGATCTGGCAAAGGAGAGTCATATTGTTCTTCTTGGTACGAAACGTCAGATGTTTTCCGCCTGCGGAAGGCTTTATGAAAAAGGGTTAAGGGGAGGTGCATCCCATTGA
- a CDS encoding ABC transporter permease — protein MKKYILKRVAISIVTLIVILLVLFLMLQFMPGSPFNDEKLTAAQKAILNKKYGLDKPMFIRFINYIKAMLSGDFGVSYTISKNTPITSLLQTRLPISLRLGGQAILIGTAIGLILGLIAAIKHNTIYDTITTIISVLGVSLPSYVFAMALSYGLGFRLKWFPILYDAKNPFDSSVIPTISLCMFTIATVARFTRTEMLEVLGSDYMLLAESKGINSFRLIFRHALRNALIPIITVLAPLVVGLMTGSLVIEKLFSIPGIGSLLVSAIQSNDYNVVVALTFIYSLMYIGIMLVVDILYGVIDPRIRLVKGDGNE, from the coding sequence GTGAAAAAATATATTTTAAAACGGGTAGCAATTTCTATAGTAACACTAATCGTTATCTTACTGGTATTGTTCCTGATGCTTCAGTTTATGCCAGGTTCACCTTTTAACGATGAAAAGCTGACTGCTGCACAAAAGGCAATCCTGAATAAGAAATACGGCTTGGATAAGCCAATGTTTATAAGGTTTATAAATTATATCAAAGCAATGCTCTCCGGTGATTTCGGAGTTTCCTATACCATATCGAAAAACACACCTATTACATCTCTCTTACAGACCAGGCTTCCAATCTCCTTAAGACTTGGCGGCCAAGCCATTCTGATAGGAACTGCAATAGGTCTAATACTTGGATTAATCGCTGCAATAAAGCACAATACCATATATGATACCATTACAACCATCATATCCGTATTAGGTGTCAGCCTTCCTTCTTATGTATTTGCTATGGCATTAAGCTATGGACTGGGCTTCCGCTTAAAATGGTTCCCTATCCTTTATGATGCAAAGAATCCTTTTGATTCTTCGGTTATCCCTACAATCTCCCTCTGTATGTTTACCATTGCTACGGTTGCCAGGTTTACACGTACAGAGATGCTGGAGGTCCTTGGCTCCGATTATATGCTCCTTGCAGAAAGCAAGGGCATCAACAGCTTCCGGCTTATCTTCCGCCATGCCTTAAGAAATGCTCTCATCCCTATTATAACGGTTCTGGCTCCTCTGGTAGTCGGTCTTATGACAGGAAGCCTTGTAATTGAAAAACTATTTTCCATACCTGGTATCGGAAGTCTTTTAGTATCAGCCATACAATCCAATGACTATAATGTTGTAGTCGCACTGACCTTTATCTACAGCTTAATGTATATTGGAATTATGCTGGTAGTCGATATCCTCTATGGTGTTATCGATCCCAGAATCAGACTTGTAAAGGGGGATGGCAATGAATAA
- a CDS encoding ATP-binding protein, whose product MMTEISLNILDIVQNSINAHASLIEISVEINQAADFLKISINDNGCGMTKEQAANAQDPFYTTRTTRKVGLGIPFFKQASLSCDGEFHLDSALGAGTKIEAVFRLSHIDRMPLGDMTSTIYSLVAFNPDIDFLYTYKVDDKSFVLDTRELRCILQDVPLGDPQVASFIKDFLIENHAEVNEDIYF is encoded by the coding sequence ATGATGACTGAAATATCATTAAACATATTAGATATAGTACAAAATTCGATAAATGCCCATGCCAGTCTGATTGAAATCTCAGTTGAAATCAACCAAGCTGCTGATTTTCTCAAGATATCCATCAATGACAACGGCTGCGGAATGACAAAAGAACAAGCTGCTAATGCACAGGATCCCTTTTACACAACAAGAACTACCAGAAAGGTAGGTCTTGGAATCCCATTTTTCAAACAGGCATCCTTAAGCTGCGATGGTGAATTTCACCTCGATTCTGCTCTGGGAGCAGGAACTAAGATTGAAGCCGTATTCCGCCTCAGTCACATTGATCGAATGCCTCTAGGTGATATGACAAGTACTATATACAGCCTTGTTGCCTTTAACCCGGACATTGATTTTCTCTATACTTACAAAGTGGATGACAAATCCTTTGTTCTGGACACAAGAGAACTGCGCTGTATACTTCAGGATGTCCCTCTGGGAGACCCCCAGGTTGCTTCTTTTATAAAGGATTTTTTAATAGAAAATCACGCAGAAGTAAACGAAGACATCTACTTTTAA
- the opp3C gene encoding oligopeptide ABC transporter permease, producing MNNTNTDMEFLPGDFELVGSEKISRIDEAYASQSYWHDIIKRFTKNKGAVAGLIGILLIIVMAIVGPSLTGRTYYEQNITHQNLAPRVPGLEKLGIFDGSEKMHTSKGSVEQNKYISSDSSKTTGLEKVYYWFGTDVLGRDIFTRTWVGTRISLYIALVAVIVDMCFGMVYGLISGYFGGKVDMVLQRFSEILNGIPTLVIVTLLILVFRPGLLTITLAIAITGWIGMSKIARAQVLKLKEQEFILASKTLGARDFFIIFKEILPNIFGQLIVMSMFSIPNAIFTEAFLAFIGLGVLPPLASLGTLISDAFKSFTTHPYMIVFPVIVLAIIMLSFNLMADGLRDAFDPKMKEV from the coding sequence ATGAATAATACAAATACAGATATGGAATTTCTGCCGGGTGACTTTGAGCTTGTAGGCAGTGAAAAAATCTCCCGAATAGATGAAGCTTATGCCAGTCAGTCCTACTGGCATGATATTATAAAACGCTTTACAAAAAACAAAGGAGCCGTTGCAGGTCTCATCGGTATTCTTCTTATCATTGTAATGGCAATCGTGGGTCCTTCTCTAACCGGTCGTACTTACTATGAACAGAATATCACTCATCAGAATTTGGCACCTCGAGTTCCAGGCCTTGAAAAGCTCGGAATTTTTGACGGCTCGGAAAAGATGCACACCTCTAAAGGTTCTGTAGAGCAAAACAAATATATCTCCTCGGACTCTTCAAAAACCACCGGGCTGGAAAAGGTTTATTATTGGTTTGGAACCGATGTTCTTGGACGTGATATCTTCACCAGGACCTGGGTAGGAACCCGTATCTCCCTCTACATTGCCTTGGTTGCCGTTATTGTAGATATGTGCTTTGGTATGGTCTATGGTCTTATCTCCGGTTATTTTGGCGGTAAGGTAGATATGGTCCTCCAGAGATTCTCTGAAATCCTAAACGGAATTCCAACCCTTGTTATTGTTACCCTGTTAATTCTCGTATTCAGACCGGGACTCTTAACCATAACTCTAGCCATTGCCATTACCGGCTGGATTGGCATGAGCAAGATTGCAAGAGCACAGGTATTAAAATTAAAGGAACAGGAGTTTATACTTGCCTCGAAGACCCTTGGCGCCAGAGATTTCTTTATCATATTTAAAGAAATCCTGCCTAATATCTTCGGCCAATTAATCGTAATGTCTATGTTTTCCATCCCTAACGCCATTTTTACCGAAGCTTTTCTTGCCTTCATTGGTCTAGGTGTATTGCCGCCGCTAGCTTCCCTTGGTACTTTAATCAGTGACGCCTTTAAATCCTTTACCACTCATCCTTACATGATTGTATTCCCGGTTATCGTACTGGCAATCATCATGTTAAGCTTTAACCTGATGGCCGACGGTTTAAGAGATGCCTTTGACCCGAAGATGAAGGAGGTGTAA
- a CDS encoding (2Fe-2S) ferredoxin domain-containing protein: protein MKTLEELKAIREKMQGQIGLRSETASQTRVVVGMATCGIASGARPVLTALSDAVQEKNLTNIAVVQTGCIGLCQYEPIVEVFEPGKDKVTYVKMTPEKAMEVLEKHLIGGKVVDKYIISSEGRI, encoded by the coding sequence ATGAAAACTCTTGAAGAGTTAAAGGCCATCAGAGAAAAAATGCAGGGCCAGATTGGTCTTCGCTCTGAAACTGCCAGCCAGACCAGAGTAGTAGTCGGTATGGCTACCTGTGGTATTGCAAGTGGTGCAAGACCCGTACTGACTGCTCTTTCCGACGCAGTTCAGGAAAAAAATCTTACCAATATCGCTGTTGTACAGACCGGATGTATCGGACTGTGCCAGTATGAACCAATTGTTGAAGTATTTGAACCCGGTAAAGATAAAGTAACCTATGTAAAAATGACACCGGAGAAAGCAATGGAAGTGTTAGAGAAGCATCTTATCGGCGGCAAGGTAGTTGATAAATACATCATCAGTTCCGAAGGGAGGATATAA
- a CDS encoding NADH-quinone oxidoreductase subunit NuoF, translated as MFRSHILVCGGTGCTSSGSVKIIDALQEEIKKNGLESEVSVVQTGCHGLCALGPIMIVYPDACFYSMVKEEDIPEIVSEHLLKGRPVERLLYTETVTEEGIKSLNETDFYKKQHRIALRNCGVINPENIEEYIGNGGYSALGKVLTENTPDDVIQTLLDSGLRGRGGGGFPTGLKWKLAKGNDADQKYVCCNADEGDPGAFMDRSVLEGDPHVVLEAMAIAGYAIGASQGYIYVRAEYPIAVERLEIAIAQAREYGMLGEDIFGTGFNFDIGLRLGAGAFVCGEETALMTSIEGNRGEPRPRPPFPAQKGLFGKPTILNNVETYANIPQIILNGPEWFAAMGTEKSKGTKVFALGGKIKNTGLVEIPMGTTLRDVVEEIGGGIPNGKKFKAAQTGGPSGGCIPEEHYDIPIDYDNLISIGSMMGSGGLIVMDEDNCMVDIAKFFLEFTVDESCGKCTPCRIGTKRLYEILEKITNGQGTLEDLDKLEELCYYIKDNSLCGLGQTAPNPVLSTLKYFRDEYVAHVVDKKCPSGVCKALLSYVIDADKCKGCTLCARVCPNGAIEGKVKEAHIIHQNKCIKCGACMEKCRFGAISKQ; from the coding sequence ATGTTTCGTTCACATATCTTAGTTTGCGGCGGCACAGGATGTACTTCCTCCGGAAGTGTTAAAATTATTGATGCCCTGCAGGAAGAAATCAAGAAAAACGGACTGGAAAGCGAAGTATCTGTAGTCCAGACAGGCTGCCATGGTCTTTGTGCCCTCGGTCCTATTATGATTGTTTATCCCGATGCCTGTTTCTATTCCATGGTAAAGGAAGAAGACATTCCGGAGATCGTATCCGAGCATTTATTAAAAGGAAGACCTGTTGAGCGCCTTCTTTATACAGAAACCGTAACAGAAGAAGGAATCAAATCTTTAAATGAAACTGACTTCTATAAGAAGCAGCACAGAATTGCTCTTCGTAACTGCGGTGTTATTAACCCCGAAAACATTGAAGAATACATCGGAAACGGCGGTTATTCCGCTCTTGGTAAGGTTCTTACCGAAAATACACCCGATGATGTTATACAGACCCTCTTAGACAGCGGTCTTCGCGGAAGAGGCGGCGGCGGTTTCCCTACCGGCTTAAAGTGGAAGCTTGCCAAAGGAAATGATGCAGACCAGAAATATGTATGCTGTAACGCAGATGAAGGTGACCCAGGTGCATTCATGGACCGTTCCGTTCTGGAAGGTGACCCTCATGTAGTATTAGAAGCTATGGCAATTGCAGGTTACGCTATCGGCGCATCTCAGGGCTATATCTATGTACGTGCTGAATACCCTATTGCTGTTGAACGTCTTGAGATTGCTATTGCTCAGGCAAGAGAATATGGAATGCTTGGAGAAGATATCTTCGGAACAGGCTTTAACTTTGATATCGGCTTAAGACTTGGTGCCGGCGCATTCGTATGCGGTGAGGAAACAGCTCTTATGACTTCTATCGAAGGTAACAGAGGTGAGCCTCGTCCCAGACCTCCTTTCCCTGCACAGAAAGGTTTATTTGGAAAACCTACTATATTAAATAACGTAGAAACTTATGCTAACATTCCTCAGATTATCTTAAACGGACCGGAGTGGTTTGCCGCTATGGGTACCGAAAAGTCCAAGGGAACCAAGGTATTTGCTTTAGGCGGTAAGATTAAGAATACCGGTCTTGTAGAAATTCCTATGGGAACAACTTTAAGAGATGTTGTAGAAGAAATCGGCGGCGGTATTCCTAACGGAAAGAAATTCAAAGCGGCTCAGACCGGTGGTCCTTCCGGCGGATGTATTCCTGAAGAGCACTATGATATCCCTATTGACTATGATAACCTGATAAGTATCGGTTCCATGATGGGTTCCGGCGGTCTTATCGTTATGGATGAAGACAACTGTATGGTTGATATCGCAAAGTTCTTCTTAGAGTTTACCGTGGATGAATCCTGCGGAAAATGTACACCTTGTCGTATCGGTACCAAGAGACTTTATGAGATTCTTGAGAAGATTACAAACGGACAGGGAACCTTAGAAGACCTTGATAAATTAGAGGAACTCTGCTACTACATCAAAGACAACTCACTTTGCGGCTTAGGTCAGACTGCTCCTAATCCGGTACTTTCCACTCTGAAATACTTCAGAGATGAGTATGTTGCCCATGTTGTTGATAAGAAATGTCCTTCCGGCGTATGTAAAGCTCTTCTTTCCTATGTTATTGATGCTGATAAGTGTAAAGGCTGTACTCTTTGCGCAAGAGTATGTCCGAATGGCGCAATCGAAGGAAAAGTGAAAGAAGCTCATATCATCCACCAGAACAAGTGTATCAAGTGCGGAGCATGTATGGAAAAATGCCGTTTCGGCGCTATTTCCAAACAGTAA
- a CDS encoding ABC transporter ATP-binding protein, translating into MTYNESRDTKKQDKKGAKVLSIKDLSITFKTSAGEVNVIRGMNLSLYKGETLAIVGESGSGKSVTVKAIMGILSNNGKIDSGSIEFTYHRGQEEVKEDLLKFSKKEMRRRINGKRISMVFQDPMTSLNPTMTVGAQIMEGMIYHYKTPKKEAYQKAVSLLELVGITNPEKRMKNYPHQLSGGMRQRVVIAIALACDPELLICDEPTTALDVTIQSKILELIKDIQEKTGISVIYITHDLGVVAKVADYVAVMYAGKIVEKGTVDEIFYEPKHPYTWGLLSAMPDLNCSDDKLYTIPGSPPNLLHKIDGDSFAPRNIYALNIDFRKEPPMFRISDTHYASTWLLHENAPKVEMPAELRQRIDFMLKEAK; encoded by the coding sequence ATGACATACAACGAAAGTAGAGATACTAAAAAACAGGATAAAAAAGGAGCGAAAGTTCTCTCCATTAAAGACCTCTCCATTACCTTTAAGACCTCCGCCGGTGAGGTAAATGTCATAAGAGGCATGAATCTATCCCTTTATAAAGGAGAAACCCTTGCCATTGTAGGGGAAAGCGGCAGCGGTAAATCCGTAACCGTAAAAGCTATTATGGGTATCTTAAGCAACAATGGAAAAATAGACAGCGGTAGTATTGAATTTACTTACCATAGAGGCCAAGAAGAAGTAAAAGAAGACCTTTTAAAATTCTCTAAAAAGGAAATGAGAAGGCGTATAAACGGAAAGCGTATCTCCATGGTCTTTCAGGACCCCATGACCTCCTTAAATCCCACCATGACCGTTGGCGCTCAGATTATGGAAGGTATGATCTACCACTATAAGACTCCTAAAAAAGAAGCTTACCAAAAGGCGGTATCTCTCTTAGAGCTCGTTGGCATTACCAATCCGGAAAAACGTATGAAGAATTATCCTCACCAGCTCTCCGGCGGTATGCGTCAAAGAGTTGTTATTGCCATCGCCCTGGCCTGCGACCCGGAACTTTTAATTTGTGATGAACCAACCACTGCTCTGGATGTTACCATTCAGTCCAAAATCCTGGAGCTAATTAAAGATATCCAGGAAAAGACCGGAATATCAGTTATTTATATTACCCACGATCTGGGTGTAGTTGCAAAGGTAGCAGATTATGTAGCTGTTATGTATGCCGGAAAAATAGTAGAGAAAGGTACCGTAGATGAAATCTTCTACGAGCCCAAACACCCTTACACCTGGGGACTTCTCTCTGCCATGCCGGATTTAAATTGCAGTGACGACAAGCTCTACACCATACCGGGTAGCCCTCCGAACCTCCTGCATAAGATTGATGGAGACTCCTTTGCACCAAGAAATATTTATGCCCTCAACATTGATTTCCGGAAGGAGCCGCCCATGTTTCGCATCAGTGATACCCACTATGCTTCAACCTGGCTTCTTCATGAAAATGCTCCAAAGGTAGAAATGCCGGCGGAACTGCGCCAGAGAATTGATTTTATGTTAAAGGAGGCGAAATAA
- a CDS encoding NADH-quinone oxidoreductase subunit NuoE family protein yields the protein MSSQKKTVPFSGSKEQETELLKVINTHKNDKGALMPILQQAQEIYGYLPIEVQTIISNEMNIPLEKVYGVATFYSQFSLNPKGKYKVSVCLGTACYVKGSGDIFNKLSELLQIEGGECTPDGKFSLDACRCIGACGLAPVLTINSDVYGRLTVDDVKDILAKYE from the coding sequence ATGAGTTCCCAGAAGAAAACAGTTCCCTTCAGCGGTTCCAAGGAGCAAGAAACGGAACTTCTTAAAGTCATTAATACACATAAAAATGACAAAGGTGCTTTAATGCCCATCCTGCAACAAGCACAAGAAATCTATGGTTATCTACCGATAGAGGTTCAAACTATTATATCAAACGAGATGAATATTCCTCTTGAGAAAGTATATGGAGTGGCAACCTTTTACTCACAGTTTTCCTTAAACCCCAAAGGAAAATATAAAGTTTCCGTATGCTTAGGCACAGCCTGTTATGTAAAGGGCTCCGGAGATATTTTTAACAAGCTTTCTGAGCTGCTTCAAATTGAAGGCGGCGAATGTACCCCTGACGGCAAATTCTCCTTAGATGCCTGTCGCTGTATCGGTGCCTGCGGACTGGCCCCTGTACTTACCATTAATAGTGATGTATATGGAAGACTTACTGTTGACGATGTAAAGGATATCTTAGCAAAATACGAGTAA
- a CDS encoding NADH-dependent [FeFe] hydrogenase, group A6 produces METLNIKINGMEIAVPKGSTILEAAKLAHIEIPTLCYLKEINEIGACRICVVEVKGARSLVASCVYPVNEGMEVWTNTPKVLDSRKKTLELILSTHDRKCLSCVRSGDCELQKLCKDLKVEDEGRYDGENPEYAIDYSAAHMYRDNNKCILCRRCSAVCDKVQSIGVIGPNARGFKTNIASPFDMGLGDTSCVSCGQCIAVCPTGALSEKDYTADVFKAIADPTKHVIVQTAPSVRAGLGEEFGLPIGTNVEGKMVSALRRLGFAKVFDTDFAADLTIMEEAHEFLDRVQNGGVLPLITSCSPGWVKYCEHYFPDMTENLSSCKSPQQMFGATAKTYYAEKMGIDPKDIVMVSIMPCTAKKFEVGRDDQNAAGVADVDISLTVRELARMINRAGINFLSLPDEEFDSPLGMSTGAGVIFGATGGVMEAALRTAVEELTGEELQKLDFSEVRGTKGIKEATYNVAGMDVKVAVASGLSNARELLTKVKNGEAEYHFIEIMGCPGGCVNGGGMPQVPASVRNFNDIRSMRAKVLYDLDSSMPYRKSHENPAIKQLYAEYFGKPGSHKAHEVLHTSYVKRTVNSEK; encoded by the coding sequence ATGGAAACCCTTAATATAAAAATCAACGGTATGGAAATCGCTGTACCAAAGGGCTCTACAATTCTGGAAGCTGCAAAGTTAGCGCATATTGAAATCCCTACTCTTTGCTACTTGAAAGAAATCAATGAGATCGGAGCCTGCCGTATCTGTGTTGTTGAAGTAAAAGGCGCAAGAAGCCTTGTTGCTTCCTGCGTATATCCCGTAAATGAAGGGATGGAAGTATGGACTAACACCCCTAAAGTACTGGATTCCAGAAAGAAAACACTGGAATTGATTCTTTCCACTCATGACAGAAAATGTTTATCCTGCGTAAGAAGCGGTGATTGTGAACTACAGAAATTATGCAAGGATTTAAAAGTAGAGGACGAAGGCCGTTACGACGGAGAAAATCCTGAATACGCAATCGATTATTCCGCAGCACATATGTACCGCGATAATAATAAGTGTATTCTTTGCAGACGCTGTTCCGCTGTCTGTGATAAAGTTCAGAGTATTGGTGTTATCGGACCCAATGCCCGTGGTTTCAAGACTAATATCGCATCTCCTTTTGATATGGGCCTTGGTGACACAAGCTGCGTATCCTGCGGACAGTGTATTGCAGTATGTCCTACCGGCGCATTATCCGAGAAAGACTATACAGCTGATGTTTTTAAAGCAATTGCAGATCCTACAAAGCATGTAATCGTTCAAACAGCTCCTTCCGTTCGTGCAGGACTTGGCGAAGAATTCGGCCTTCCTATCGGTACTAACGTAGAAGGCAAGATGGTATCCGCTCTTAGAAGACTTGGTTTTGCTAAGGTATTTGATACCGATTTTGCTGCTGATTTAACTATCATGGAAGAAGCTCATGAGTTCCTTGACCGTGTACAAAATGGCGGTGTGCTGCCTTTAATTACCTCCTGCTCACCAGGCTGGGTAAAATACTGCGAACACTATTTCCCTGATATGACAGAGAACCTTTCCAGCTGTAAATCTCCTCAGCAGATGTTTGGTGCTACTGCCAAGACTTACTATGCAGAGAAGATGGGCATTGATCCCAAGGATATCGTAATGGTAAGTATCATGCCTTGTACTGCTAAGAAGTTCGAAGTAGGAAGAGATGACCAGAATGCTGCTGGTGTAGCTGATGTTGATATCTCACTTACCGTTAGAGAACTTGCAAGAATGATAAACCGTGCAGGTATTAACTTCCTCTCCCTTCCGGATGAAGAATTTGATTCACCTCTTGGTATGTCTACCGGTGCCGGTGTTATCTTTGGCGCTACCGGTGGTGTTATGGAAGCTGCTCTTCGTACCGCTGTAGAGGAATTAACAGGCGAAGAATTACAGAAGCTTGATTTCTCTGAAGTAAGAGGTACAAAAGGTATCAAAGAAGCTACTTACAATGTAGCCGGAATGGATGTAAAGGTAGCTGTTGCTTCCGGTCTTTCCAATGCAAGAGAGCTTCTTACAAAAGTTAAGAATGGTGAAGCAGAATACCACTTTATCGAAATCATGGGTTGTCCCGGCGGCTGTGTAAACGGCGGCGGTATGCCTCAGGTACCTGCAAGTGTTCGTAACTTTAATGATATCCGCTCTATGCGTGCTAAGGTTTTATATGACCTTGACAGCTCCATGCCTTATAGAAAATCCCATGAGAATCCTGCTATCAAGCAGCTTTATGCTGAGTATTTCGGTAAACCCGGCAGCCACAAAGCTCATGAGGTTCTTCATACAAGTTATGTTAAGAGAACTGTTAACAGCGAAAAATAA
- a CDS encoding peptide ABC transporter substrate-binding protein, which yields MIKVKKFMALLFSLVLVLSLTACGGKNAETETGNAGTDTPAATEGTDDGTATDNAGTDTAGGNVLNVQFDVEVASLDPQIATDGTSFEVLADTTEGLYTIDASGLPALAMAEGVQKSDDGLTYTFTLRDAKWSNGTPVTAADFVFAWRRLVDPKVASEYSFIAEIANIKNAADIIAGKKEPSELGVTAKDDKTLEVQLDVPVPFFESLMAFPSFMPVNEAFFTQQGDNYGTSPDTILSNGAFKLTSYEPAATTISLAKNPDYWDTGKVGLDGINYQVIKDSQTAMLSYQNGDLDVVTLSGEQVEQFQSDPEFHNIMAGYLWYISPNQKVKGLENLNLRMALALAYDKSAIVNNILKDGSIVADFAVPTLLATGPDGKDFRETTGTYLSTDKAKALDYWKKAQAELGIDKLTYTMIVEDTESAQNVAQFIQSEIQTTLPGITIKIETMPKKNRVERMQSGDFELGLTRWGPDYADPMTYLDMWETGNSNNYGFWSNSDYDAIIESAKKGELALDPAKRWDALKNAEKIAMDNAVIFPVYQKGDAVMIKSGVEGIEFHSVGINRIYKDATKK from the coding sequence GTGATTAAAGTGAAAAAATTTATGGCATTACTCTTCTCTCTTGTTTTAGTATTATCCTTAACTGCCTGCGGTGGTAAGAATGCTGAAACAGAGACCGGTAATGCAGGGACTGATACGCCTGCTGCTACAGAAGGCACAGATGATGGCACTGCTACAGACAATGCCGGCACAGATACCGCTGGTGGAAATGTATTAAATGTTCAATTTGACGTGGAGGTTGCTTCCCTTGATCCTCAGATAGCAACAGACGGTACTTCTTTTGAAGTATTAGCAGATACAACCGAAGGTCTTTATACCATTGACGCGTCCGGTCTTCCGGCTCTTGCAATGGCAGAAGGCGTTCAAAAAAGTGATGACGGACTTACATACACTTTTACCTTAAGAGATGCCAAGTGGTCTAACGGAACCCCCGTTACTGCCGCTGATTTCGTATTTGCCTGGAGAAGACTGGTAGATCCGAAAGTAGCAAGTGAGTATTCTTTCATAGCTGAAATCGCAAATATCAAGAATGCAGCTGATATCATTGCAGGAAAGAAGGAGCCCAGTGAATTAGGCGTTACTGCAAAGGATGATAAGACCTTAGAGGTTCAGCTTGATGTTCCTGTTCCTTTCTTTGAATCCTTGATGGCATTTCCTTCCTTTATGCCGGTAAATGAAGCTTTCTTTACACAGCAGGGTGACAATTACGGTACTTCACCGGATACTATCTTAAGCAACGGTGCATTTAAATTAACTTCTTATGAACCCGCTGCAACCACAATTTCCTTAGCAAAGAACCCTGACTACTGGGATACCGGCAAAGTAGGCCTTGATGGTATCAATTATCAGGTAATCAAAGATTCACAAACTGCTATGCTCTCCTACCAGAACGGTGACCTGGATGTTGTTACCCTTTCCGGTGAACAGGTGGAACAATTCCAGTCAGATCCGGAATTCCACAATATAATGGCAGGTTACTTATGGTATATCTCTCCCAACCAGAAAGTGAAAGGTCTTGAGAACTTAAATCTACGTATGGCATTGGCTTTAGCATATGATAAATCTGCTATTGTAAACAACATCTTAAAAGATGGTTCCATCGTAGCTGATTTTGCTGTTCCTACTCTCCTTGCAACCGGACCTGACGGAAAAGACTTCCGTGAAACTACCGGAACTTACCTGTCTACAGATAAGGCTAAAGCCTTAGATTACTGGAAAAAAGCTCAGGCAGAGCTTGGTATAGACAAATTAACTTACACGATGATTGTAGAAGATACGGAATCCGCACAGAATGTTGCACAGTTCATCCAATCTGAAATTCAGACCACACTTCCCGGCATTACGATTAAGATAGAGACCATGCCGAAGAAAAACCGTGTAGAAAGAATGCAGTCCGGTGACTTTGAACTTGGCCTTACCCGTTGGGGTCCTGACTATGCAGACCCTATGACATATCTGGATATGTGGGAAACCGGTAATTCCAATAACTATGGTTTCTGGTCCAATTCTGATTATGATGCTATTATTGAATCTGCTAAGAAAGGCGAGCTTGCCTTAGATCCTGCTAAGAGATGGGATGCTTTAAAGAACGCAGAAAAGATTGCAATGGATAATGCCGTTATCTTCCCTGTATACCAGAAAGGCGATGCCGTTATGATTAAGAGCGGTGTTGAAGGCATTGAATTCCATTCCGTAGGTATTAACCGTATCTATAAGGATGCAACCAAGAAATAA